One Alkaliphilus sp. B6464 genomic window carries:
- the fliF gene encoding flagellar basal-body MS-ring/collar protein FliF — translation MSDSLSQIKNQLNDYFQGLEKKQRIMFFSATIFTLLALTGIIYYFTRPEYIELYRNLAPEQTGAIVETLEGNNIRAKIGQTSGTVLVPKADEKRAQVVVATQGLPSAKFSFEDAFSGNSFMMTSEERSKRYIYALQNYLSSIIEEIRGVKSADVALVVPEKSGFIINNNQSGAKASVRLDLEGNAVLDSNSINGIAILVSNAVEGLEPENVTIHGSDGRVLNQRVEENSDVFNSNSNIALQQSVKNELERSITNFLSNVYGHGNVVVMANVKLDFDSEVTEIKEFAPPIEGETTGIPRSMQELRQNVKNGGNGGAPGTDTNTEDIPEYVEGDEDYSTYSEASKTINYEINELYKKIVKAQGQVKDVTVAVFLNRAALADGDLTVEEKQDLTNIISAAAGLDTKVVQVGVQEFKNAFDSTGDDNLSKTTSAMPPLWAIGIILATILGATYFIVSKNRRSKEEIIEPIEEMIIPDTIQEIDLELSGSQVKQQIEKLVNKKPDAVAQLLKNWLNED, via the coding sequence ATGTCAGATTCTTTAAGTCAGATTAAAAATCAACTAAATGACTACTTCCAGGGGCTTGAAAAAAAACAAAGGATTATGTTTTTCTCAGCCACGATTTTTACATTATTAGCACTAACTGGAATAATTTATTATTTTACCCGACCAGAATATATAGAATTATATAGAAATCTTGCTCCAGAGCAAACTGGTGCAATAGTGGAAACATTAGAGGGTAATAATATACGAGCTAAGATTGGTCAGACTAGTGGGACTGTTTTGGTGCCTAAGGCCGATGAAAAAAGAGCTCAAGTTGTAGTAGCTACCCAAGGATTACCATCAGCAAAGTTTTCCTTTGAAGATGCATTTTCTGGCAACTCGTTTATGATGACAAGTGAAGAACGATCGAAGCGTTACATATATGCTCTACAAAATTATCTGTCTAGCATAATAGAAGAAATACGTGGAGTTAAAAGCGCAGATGTCGCGTTGGTTGTGCCGGAAAAATCAGGCTTTATTATTAATAATAATCAAAGTGGAGCAAAAGCATCTGTAAGGCTAGACCTCGAAGGCAATGCCGTTTTAGATAGCAATAGTATAAATGGCATTGCTATTTTAGTGTCAAATGCTGTTGAAGGCCTTGAACCAGAGAATGTTACGATTCATGGAAGTGATGGTAGGGTATTAAACCAAAGAGTAGAAGAAAATTCGGATGTATTTAATTCAAATAGCAATATAGCATTGCAACAAAGTGTTAAAAATGAGCTTGAACGAAGTATTACTAATTTTTTATCTAATGTTTATGGACATGGAAATGTAGTTGTTATGGCTAATGTTAAATTAGATTTTGATAGTGAAGTAACAGAGATAAAAGAATTTGCACCGCCAATTGAAGGTGAAACCACAGGTATACCAAGAAGTATGCAGGAACTAAGACAAAATGTAAAAAATGGTGGGAATGGCGGGGCACCTGGAACTGATACCAATACAGAAGATATTCCTGAATATGTAGAGGGTGATGAAGATTACTCAACCTATTCTGAAGCAAGTAAGACAATTAACTATGAGATTAACGAATTGTATAAGAAAATTGTTAAGGCTCAAGGTCAGGTTAAGGATGTTACTGTAGCTGTTTTTCTTAATAGAGCAGCTCTAGCCGATGGGGATTTAACTGTAGAAGAAAAACAAGATTTAACTAATATAATATCAGCAGCCGCTGGATTAGATACAAAGGTAGTACAGGTTGGCGTTCAGGAGTTTAAAAATGCTTTTGATAGTACCGGAGATGATAACTTGTCAAAAACAACATCTGCAATGCCACCATTATGGGCAATAGGAATTATATTAGCTACTATTTTAGGCGCTACATACTTTATAGTAAGTAAAAATAGAAGATCTAAAGAAGAAATTATAGAACCTATTGAAGAAATGATTATACCAGATACTATACAAGAAATAGATTTGGAATTATCTGGATCTCAAGTTAAGCAGCAGATTGAAAAGTTGGTAAATAAAAAACCCGATGCGGTTGCACAACTTTTAAAGAATTGGCTGAATGAAGATTAG
- the fliE gene encoding flagellar hook-basal body complex protein FliE encodes MKINNISQLNTVKLGSIDNYSEETSKSTVSFSTFLNESLEKVSSLEKESEQYSLKLATGELENIHEAMIAAQKADIALQLTMQIRNKVLDAYREIMRMQI; translated from the coding sequence ATGAAAATTAATAATATCAGTCAGCTTAATACAGTAAAGCTTGGATCTATAGATAATTATTCAGAAGAAACATCAAAAAGCACAGTATCTTTTTCTACATTTTTAAATGAGTCTTTGGAGAAAGTAAGCTCACTTGAAAAGGAATCAGAACAATATAGCTTAAAGTTAGCCACAGGTGAATTGGAAAACATACACGAGGCTATGATAGCAGCCCAAAAAGCCGATATTGCCCTTCAGCTAACTATGCAAATTAGAAATAAAGTTTTAGATGCATATAGAGAAATAATGAGGATGCAGATTTAA
- the flgC gene encoding flagellar basal body rod protein FlgC: MSIFNSINISASGLTAERLRMDIVTKNIANANTTRTANGTPYRRQVAIFKSKDNNMPFSEYLRRSNGKASNLTGVEISSIQNDSSPYKKVYEPGHPDADESGYVLMPNVDIVTEMANMISATRAYEANVTALNGTKSMALKALEIGK; this comes from the coding sequence GTGTCAATTTTCAACTCGATTAATATTAGTGCTTCAGGATTAACAGCAGAAAGATTAAGGATGGATATAGTTACAAAAAATATAGCTAATGCTAATACAACAAGAACAGCTAATGGCACTCCATATAGAAGACAAGTGGCTATATTCAAAAGCAAGGATAACAACATGCCCTTTTCTGAGTATCTTAGACGATCAAACGGGAAAGCATCAAATTTAACAGGGGTGGAGATATCGTCAATTCAAAATGATTCGTCACCATATAAAAAAGTTTATGAACCTGGACATCCAGACGCTGATGAAAGTGGATATGTATTAATGCCAAATGTAGATATAGTTACTGAAATGGCGAATATGATTTCGGCAACTAGAGCATACGAGGCCAATGTTACAGCATTAAACGGAACAAAAAGTATGGCTCTTAAAGCTTTAGAAATCGGTAAATAA
- the flgB gene encoding flagellar basal body rod protein FlgB, with translation MYNNINILSKALDASWKRNEIITNNIANAETPNFKKSQVVFEDILKDSLAEEKLKGAVTNPKHIHINGGNIEELKYKIKTEDSFSTRRDKNNVDIDVEMAERAKNEILYNTLTSRMQSGFQKIKFVINEGR, from the coding sequence ATGTATAATAATATTAATATTCTATCAAAAGCTTTAGATGCTTCATGGAAGCGTAATGAAATAATTACAAATAATATTGCTAATGCAGAGACACCCAACTTTAAAAAGTCACAAGTAGTTTTTGAAGATATTTTAAAAGATAGTTTGGCAGAAGAAAAATTAAAAGGAGCTGTTACAAACCCAAAACATATACATATAAACGGGGGAAATATTGAGGAGCTAAAATATAAAATAAAAACTGAAGATAGTTTTAGTACTCGAAGAGATAAAAACAATGTGGACATTGATGTGGAAATGGCAGAGAGAGCTAAAAATGAAATTTTATACAATACTTTAACAAGTAGAATGCAAAGTGGATTTCAAAAAATAAAATTTGTTATTAATGAAGGGAGGTAG